In Bacteroidota bacterium, a genomic segment contains:
- a CDS encoding glycoside hydrolase family 88 protein, giving the protein MMMKQVHRLPKPIKTNQNRFSFMKFYFLTLILSVLSLSGFSQKTTVNPEEVVRRVADYVVNNTSFKFVNKDNKKEYESTRGLASDLPLKVASQYNDWVYGNGVLNIGLVRLGNELNDKKYTDYSLHNFNFIFDNLPYFKAQYEKNPRNTQYFRLFRMGALDDCGAMAASLVDVYNYANNKQFREYIDRAANYVESGQIRLPDSTLVRDNPREYTIWADDLYMSVPLLARMGKLTGNNHYFDDAVRQVENFTRYLYDAHTGLYFHCWYSKENMNGVAHWGRCNGWIAMAEVELLNNLPENYPQRQIIIDLLLRQIVGVSRYQDVSGLWHQVLDKSDSYLETSCTAMFVYAIARAVNQGWIDKGYMSIAKNGWKGLVSKINPDGQVQDVCIGTGIDDGISFYYNRPAQLNDIHALGAVILAGIEINKAQK; this is encoded by the coding sequence ATGATGATGAAACAAGTACACCGCCTGCCAAAGCCTATCAAAACCAATCAGAATAGATTTAGTTTTATGAAGTTTTATTTTCTGACCCTAATTTTATCTGTTTTGTCTTTATCCGGATTTTCTCAGAAAACAACTGTCAATCCGGAGGAAGTTGTACGCAGAGTGGCTGATTATGTGGTAAATAATACTTCTTTCAAGTTTGTAAATAAAGATAACAAAAAGGAATATGAATCAACCCGGGGCCTGGCTTCGGATCTTCCCCTTAAGGTTGCAAGTCAGTATAACGACTGGGTATACGGAAATGGCGTGTTAAATATTGGACTTGTTCGTTTGGGCAATGAATTGAATGATAAAAAATATACCGATTACAGCCTGCATAATTTTAATTTCATTTTTGACAATCTGCCTTATTTTAAAGCACAATATGAAAAGAATCCTAGAAATACTCAGTATTTTCGCTTGTTTCGTATGGGTGCCTTAGATGATTGCGGTGCAATGGCGGCTTCACTGGTTGATGTTTATAATTATGCCAATAACAAACAATTTAGAGAATATATTGATCGGGCAGCAAATTATGTAGAAAGTGGACAAATTCGTTTACCCGACAGTACACTTGTTCGTGATAATCCCCGGGAATATACCATTTGGGCTGATGATCTGTATATGAGTGTCCCTTTGTTGGCCCGCATGGGCAAGCTTACAGGGAACAACCATTATTTTGACGATGCCGTGCGTCAGGTTGAAAATTTCACCCGCTACCTTTATGATGCACATACCGGTTTATATTTCCATTGCTGGTACAGCAAAGAAAACATGAATGGCGTGGCCCATTGGGGACGTTGCAATGGATGGATTGCTATGGCAGAGGTTGAGTTACTCAATAACCTTCCTGAAAATTATCCTCAACGTCAGATTATTATTGATCTGTTGTTGAGACAAATCGTCGGTGTATCGCGTTATCAGGATGTCTCAGGATTATGGCATCAGGTGCTGGATAAATCCGATTCTTACCTGGAAACTTCCTGTACAGCCATGTTTGTATATGCTATTGCCCGGGCAGTAAATCAGGGTTGGATTGATAAAGGTTATATGTCGATTGCTAAAAACGGTTGGAAAGGTTTGGTTTCCAAGATTAACCCTGATGGTCAGGTTCAGGATGTTTGCATAGGTACTGGAATTGACGATGGCATAAGTTTTTATTATAATCGTCCGGCACAGCTTAATGATATTCATGCCTTAGGTGCTGTGATCCTGGCAGGTATTGAAATCAACAAAGCCCAAAAATAA